In Saccharothrix violaceirubra, the following are encoded in one genomic region:
- a CDS encoding flagellar biosynthetic protein FliR, with translation MEAAIPTGTLLALLLATARTAAWLMVSPPFNGRAIPTTVKGMLALAIALPVLPGTSAHVPELTTWSVVSGVVTQAIVGAGLGFLTALIFAAIQAAGDLLDVFGGFSMAFAFDPMSFSGNNSVLGRFYGMLATALLFVTDGHQIIIRGFTLSFEAVPLDHGLSLSTLGSLLTEGLGRMFLSAIMIAGPLIVVLFCADIGLGLLNRIAPALNPFAIGFPAKIGLTLLLVGSAMFLLPAAVRGTVQGAVEAMFKAMGK, from the coding sequence ATGGAAGCCGCCATCCCGACCGGGACCCTCCTCGCGCTCCTGCTGGCCACCGCGCGCACGGCCGCGTGGCTGATGGTGAGCCCCCCGTTCAACGGCCGGGCCATCCCCACGACGGTCAAGGGCATGCTGGCCCTGGCGATCGCGCTGCCGGTGCTGCCCGGCACCTCCGCGCACGTGCCGGAGCTGACCACCTGGTCGGTCGTGTCGGGCGTGGTGACGCAGGCGATCGTCGGCGCCGGACTGGGCTTCCTGACCGCGCTGATCTTCGCGGCGATCCAGGCGGCGGGCGACCTGCTCGACGTGTTCGGCGGCTTCTCGATGGCGTTCGCGTTCGACCCGATGTCCTTCTCCGGCAACAACTCCGTGCTCGGCCGCTTCTACGGCATGCTGGCCACGGCGCTGCTGTTCGTCACCGACGGGCACCAGATCATCATCCGCGGCTTCACACTGTCGTTCGAGGCCGTCCCGCTCGACCACGGACTCTCACTGTCCACTTTGGGCAGTCTGCTCACCGAGGGCCTGGGCCGGATGTTCCTGTCCGCCATCATGATCGCGGGTCCGCTGATCGTCGTGCTGTTCTGCGCCGACATCGGACTGGGCCTGCTCAACCGGATCGCGCCCGCGCTCAACCCGTTCGCGATCGGTTTCCCGGCCAAGATCGGCCTGACCCTGCTGCTCGTCGGGTCCGCCATGTTCCTGCTGCCGGCCGCGGTGCGCGGCACCGTCCAGGGCGCCGTCGAGGCGATGTTCAAGGCGATGGGCAAATGA
- the fliQ gene encoding flagellar biosynthesis protein FliQ, which yields MNDTTVVELGFEAMMVTGKLAAPVLLTALAIGFGISLFQSVTQIQEVTLSFVPKAIGVAVALLICGSWMVHEVITFTSTLYERIPQLIGG from the coding sequence ATGAACGACACCACGGTCGTCGAACTCGGTTTCGAAGCCATGATGGTCACCGGCAAGCTCGCCGCGCCGGTCCTGCTCACCGCCCTCGCCATCGGCTTCGGCATCTCGCTGTTCCAGTCGGTCACCCAGATCCAGGAGGTGACGCTGTCGTTCGTGCCCAAGGCCATCGGCGTCGCCGTGGCGCTGCTGATCTGCGGCAGCTGGATGGTGCACGAGGTCATCACGTTCACCTCGACCCTGTACGAGCGCATCCCCCAGCTCATCGGCGGATAA
- a CDS encoding methyl-accepting chemotaxis protein, protein MSEITGGEPTPRRGLGSVLVNRSLRTKILFAVALPALVAIALGVQEISTIESSSEATTRVGNNVMALDGMAQGTALMTNAEFGLLQAVAASDVATAQQQLGVYTKGIGIVRQMMSGGTPQMQADPLNVEMAGLITKFNDTVVGQIEPAIMAGDRATALSVYQTTIQPMIDRLQQIMEIMRTAQITGTQAEITSVDETRVSTRWNAILLVILGLTVAIGIALLIVRGITRSLRRLHDVLDSVAEGDLTRRAEITSSDEVGAMGEALNKATTSMGDTVRAISRGIASLETSAGRLSTSANEVAAGAEETSAQAGVVAAAAEQVARNVQTVATGSEEMGASIKEIARNANEAAGVASHAVTVAEATNGTVAKLGESSIEIGNVVKVITSIAEQTNLLALNATIEAARAGDAGKGFAVVANEVKDLARETAKATEDISRRVESIQHDTGNAVEAINEIGQIISRINDFQLVIASAVEEQTATTAEMNRSVGEASTGVGEIATNIAGVATASETTTTSVGETTRASEDLARLSTELRAQVGQFKI, encoded by the coding sequence ATGTCCGAAATCACCGGTGGCGAACCCACCCCGCGTCGCGGTCTCGGTTCGGTGCTCGTGAACCGCTCGCTGCGGACGAAGATCCTGTTCGCCGTCGCCCTGCCCGCCCTCGTGGCGATCGCGCTGGGCGTGCAGGAGATCTCCACGATCGAGTCGTCCAGCGAGGCCACCACCCGCGTCGGCAACAACGTCATGGCGCTCGACGGCATGGCCCAGGGCACCGCTCTGATGACCAACGCCGAGTTCGGCCTGCTCCAGGCCGTCGCGGCGAGCGACGTGGCCACCGCGCAGCAGCAGCTGGGCGTCTACACCAAGGGCATCGGCATCGTTCGCCAGATGATGTCCGGCGGCACGCCGCAGATGCAGGCGGACCCGCTGAACGTCGAGATGGCCGGGCTCATCACGAAGTTCAACGACACCGTCGTCGGCCAGATCGAGCCGGCCATCATGGCGGGCGACCGGGCCACCGCGCTCAGCGTCTACCAGACGACCATCCAGCCGATGATCGACCGTCTCCAGCAGATCATGGAGATCATGCGCACGGCGCAGATCACCGGCACCCAGGCCGAGATCACCTCGGTCGACGAGACCCGGGTCAGCACCCGCTGGAACGCGATCCTGCTGGTCATCCTGGGTCTGACCGTCGCGATCGGCATCGCGCTGCTGATCGTCCGGGGCATCACCCGGTCGCTGCGCCGCCTGCACGACGTGCTCGACAGCGTCGCCGAGGGCGACCTGACCCGCCGCGCGGAGATCACCTCCAGCGACGAGGTCGGCGCCATGGGCGAGGCCCTGAACAAGGCCACGACCAGCATGGGCGACACCGTCCGGGCGATCAGCCGGGGCATCGCGTCCCTGGAGACCTCCGCGGGCCGGCTGTCGACCTCGGCCAACGAGGTCGCCGCGGGTGCCGAGGAGACCAGTGCGCAGGCCGGCGTCGTCGCCGCCGCGGCCGAGCAGGTCGCCCGCAACGTGCAGACCGTCGCCACCGGCTCCGAGGAGATGGGTGCCTCCATCAAGGAGATCGCCCGCAACGCCAACGAGGCGGCCGGTGTGGCCAGCCACGCCGTGACCGTGGCCGAGGCCACCAACGGCACGGTCGCGAAGCTGGGCGAGTCGTCGATCGAGATCGGCAACGTCGTCAAGGTGATCACCTCGATCGCCGAGCAGACCAACCTGCTGGCCCTCAACGCGACCATCGAGGCCGCTCGCGCCGGCGACGCCGGCAAGGGCTTCGCCGTGGTCGCCAACGAGGTCAAGGACCTGGCCCGCGAGACAGCCAAGGCCACCGAGGACATCTCGCGCCGGGTCGAGTCGATCCAGCACGACACCGGCAACGCCGTCGAGGCGATCAACGAGATCGGCCAGATCATCAGCCGCATCAACGACTTCCAGCTCGTCATCGCCTCGGCGGTCGAGGAGCAGACGGCGACGACCGCGGAGATGAACCGCAGCGTCGGCGAGGCGTCGACCGGTGTGGGCGAGATCGCGACCAACATCGCGGGTGTGGCCACCGCTTCGGAGACCACGACCACGAGCGTCGGCGAGACGACCCGCGCGTCGGAGGACCTGGCCCGGCTCTCCACGGAGCTGCGCGCCCAGGTCGGGCAGTTCAAGATCTGA
- a CDS encoding chemotaxis protein CheX yields the protein MSSEIPTVEQLDDIAEQVWAAFLDDGNPAVIGFAAGDERGDLAASVSVAGAWEGTLVVSCTDDASREVASALFAMPVSEVTPADIGDALGELANVLGGNVKSMLPSPSTLSLPEVFTTDDDSQVVEVCRTVVTWRERTFTVALLKSPRAVAQEEVAS from the coding sequence ATGAGCTCCGAGATCCCCACGGTGGAGCAACTGGACGACATTGCCGAGCAGGTCTGGGCGGCGTTCCTGGACGACGGCAACCCGGCCGTCATCGGCTTCGCGGCCGGTGACGAGCGTGGCGACCTGGCCGCCTCCGTCTCGGTGGCCGGTGCCTGGGAAGGCACCCTGGTCGTGTCCTGCACGGACGACGCGTCGCGTGAGGTCGCCTCGGCCCTCTTCGCGATGCCGGTCAGCGAGGTGACCCCCGCCGACATCGGCGACGCGCTCGGTGAGCTGGCCAACGTGCTCGGCGGCAACGTCAAGAGCATGCTGCCCTCGCCGTCCACGTTGTCCTTGCCCGAGGTATTCACGACCGACGACGACTCGCAGGTGGTCGAGGTCTGCCGAACAGTGGTGACGTGGCGAGAGCGCACGTTCACGGTCGCGCTGCTCAAGTCCCCGCGGGCTGTGGCGCAGGAAGAGGTGGCGTCATGA
- a CDS encoding response regulator, whose amino-acid sequence MKILVADDSRVMRQIVIRTLRQAGFGDHDVVEAPDGAAAHTVVQEENPDLVLSDWNMPNMSGIELLHALRAGGKQVPFAFVTSECSQDMKNLAEAGGALCVITKPFTADAFKEHLAPFLESA is encoded by the coding sequence ATGAAGATCCTGGTCGCCGACGACAGCCGGGTGATGCGGCAGATCGTGATCCGCACGCTTCGGCAGGCCGGCTTCGGTGACCACGACGTCGTGGAGGCGCCCGACGGCGCCGCCGCGCACACCGTGGTCCAGGAGGAGAACCCCGACCTGGTGCTGTCGGACTGGAACATGCCCAACATGTCCGGCATCGAGCTGCTGCACGCGCTGCGCGCGGGCGGCAAGCAGGTACCCTTCGCCTTCGTCACCTCCGAGTGCTCGCAAGACATGAAGAACCTAGCCGAGGCCGGTGGCGCGCTGTGCGTCATCACCAAGCCGTTCACCGCCGACGCTTTCAAGGAACACCTCGCACCGTTCCTGGAGTCCGCCTGA
- a CDS encoding protein-glutamate methylesterase/protein-glutamine glutaminase translates to MISVLVVDDSVVIRRLVTDALGSDPRVRVVGTAPNGRVALQKIDQLKPDLVTLDVEMPVMDGVTAAREIRLRHPKLPIIMFSTLTSSGAEATLAALSAGASDYVTKPSNFGSVAESVRSVREELLPRIHALCERPRPMAAPPPVRRPAGGGPRPARGQTRVVVVASSTGGPTALRQVLRGLPARLSVPIVVVQHMPPVFTGMLAQRLDTENAVRVVEATDGMILEPGTVYIAPGDRHLEVAGAGKMVKTRLHDGPKENHCRPAADVLFRSAARVYGNSALAVVLTGMGRDGAEGCRALSAAGAQVLAQDQASSVVWGMPGAVVEAGLADAVVPLGGMADRILSALPVPEVAS, encoded by the coding sequence GTGATCTCCGTACTGGTGGTGGACGACTCCGTCGTCATCCGCAGACTGGTCACCGACGCGCTCGGCAGCGATCCCCGGGTCCGTGTGGTCGGCACCGCGCCCAACGGCCGCGTGGCCTTGCAGAAGATCGATCAGCTGAAGCCCGACCTGGTCACCCTCGACGTCGAGATGCCGGTCATGGACGGGGTGACGGCGGCACGCGAGATCCGCCTCCGCCACCCCAAGCTGCCGATCATCATGTTCAGCACGCTGACCAGTTCGGGTGCCGAGGCGACCCTGGCCGCGCTGTCGGCCGGTGCGTCCGACTACGTCACCAAACCGAGCAACTTCGGCAGTGTCGCCGAATCGGTGCGAAGTGTGCGCGAGGAACTCCTGCCCCGCATCCACGCGCTGTGCGAGCGCCCGCGGCCCATGGCCGCGCCGCCGCCGGTGCGCCGTCCCGCCGGTGGCGGTCCACGCCCGGCCCGCGGTCAGACGCGGGTGGTCGTGGTCGCCTCCTCGACCGGGGGACCGACCGCGCTGCGCCAAGTCCTGCGCGGTCTGCCCGCCCGCCTGTCGGTGCCCATCGTGGTGGTGCAGCACATGCCACCGGTGTTCACCGGCATGCTCGCCCAGCGTCTCGACACCGAGAACGCCGTGCGGGTCGTCGAGGCCACCGACGGGATGATCCTCGAACCCGGGACCGTCTACATCGCACCCGGTGACCGCCACCTGGAGGTGGCGGGTGCCGGGAAGATGGTGAAGACCCGTCTGCACGACGGTCCCAAGGAAAACCACTGCCGACCCGCCGCGGACGTGCTCTTCCGCTCGGCGGCCCGCGTCTACGGGAACTCCGCGCTCGCCGTGGTGCTCACCGGAATGGGCCGGGACGGCGCCGAAGGCTGTCGGGCGTTGTCCGCGGCCGGTGCGCAGGTCCTGGCCCAGGACCAGGCCAGCTCGGTGGTGTGGGGCATGCCGGGGGCGGTGGTCGAGGCCGGGCTCGCCGACGCCGTCGTCCCCCTGGGCGGAATGGCCGACCGCATCCTGTCCGCTCTACCCGTGCCGGAGGTGGCATCGTGA
- the fliP gene encoding flagellar type III secretion system pore protein FliP (The bacterial flagellar biogenesis protein FliP forms a type III secretion system (T3SS)-type pore required for flagellar assembly.), whose translation MIGRRFVALLLTFFTVGAVVFGGTATASASASVQPAAAVSGAVAAAPVGPTEPTSPDVTVTVGTPDKPSESLVILITLTVLSVAPALLLLCTSFTKIFVVLSITRNALGLTNVPPNQVLAGLALFLSLFIMGPVASKVNSEGVQPYLNGEKSQSQAFEDGSKPLREFMLKQTRPEEIALFTKVSGADKPANADAVPMTTLVPAFALSELRAAMLIGFVLFIPFLVIDMVVSAGLMSLGMMMLPPVTVALPFKLLLFVLANGWGLLVTALVGTYS comes from the coding sequence GTGATCGGACGCAGGTTCGTCGCCCTGCTGCTCACGTTCTTCACGGTCGGCGCCGTCGTCTTCGGCGGCACGGCCACGGCCTCGGCCTCGGCCTCGGTCCAGCCCGCCGCCGCCGTCTCCGGTGCCGTCGCCGCCGCGCCGGTCGGCCCGACCGAGCCGACCTCGCCCGACGTCACCGTCACCGTCGGCACACCGGACAAGCCCAGCGAGTCGCTGGTCATCCTGATCACGCTGACCGTGCTGTCCGTGGCGCCCGCACTGCTGTTGCTGTGCACGAGCTTCACCAAGATCTTCGTGGTCCTGAGCATCACCCGCAACGCACTGGGTCTCACCAACGTGCCGCCCAACCAGGTGCTCGCCGGCCTGGCGCTGTTCCTGAGCCTGTTCATCATGGGACCGGTCGCGTCCAAGGTGAACTCCGAGGGCGTCCAGCCCTACCTCAACGGCGAGAAGTCCCAGTCCCAGGCGTTCGAGGACGGCTCCAAGCCGCTGCGCGAGTTCATGCTCAAGCAGACCCGGCCCGAGGAGATCGCGCTGTTCACCAAGGTCTCGGGCGCCGACAAGCCGGCCAACGCCGACGCGGTGCCGATGACCACGCTGGTGCCCGCGTTCGCGCTCTCGGAACTGCGCGCCGCCATGCTGATCGGGTTCGTGCTCTTCATCCCGTTCCTCGTGATCGACATGGTCGTCTCGGCCGGACTGATGTCGCTGGGCATGATGATGCTGCCCCCGGTGACGGTCGCACTGCCGTTCAAGCTGCTGCTGTTCGTGCTGGCCAACGGGTGGGGACTACTGGTCACCGCGCTCGTCGGCACCTACTCCTGA
- a CDS encoding CheR family methyltransferase — translation MSLTPSQFAWIAEMVERAAAIVLAPGKEYLVESRLRRLATQAGFDSIDALVLAAQRNSPPSLRHELVQAMTVNETSWFRDRDPFAALTDVALPEIVRDTPRGPLRIWSAACSSGQEAYSVAILLDKAGMSGRGYEILATDLSEEMVTKTREGRYNQLEVNRGLPASDLVTYFERQGAEWRVNDRLRSHVTTRRLNLAEALPPMQKFDVVFLRNVLIYFNLDTKRAVLNRIRQALKPGGWLLLGAAETTVGIDADFERVPAGRTAIYRVPAGSRQPVKEVTPC, via the coding sequence GTGAGCCTGACCCCGAGCCAGTTCGCCTGGATCGCCGAGATGGTGGAGCGCGCCGCTGCCATCGTCTTGGCTCCAGGCAAGGAATACCTGGTCGAGTCGCGATTGCGCAGACTCGCCACGCAAGCGGGGTTCGACTCGATCGACGCCCTGGTCTTGGCGGCGCAACGCAACTCGCCGCCGTCCCTGCGCCACGAGCTGGTGCAGGCGATGACGGTCAACGAGACGTCCTGGTTCCGCGACCGCGACCCGTTCGCGGCGCTGACCGACGTGGCGTTGCCCGAGATCGTGCGGGACACCCCGCGCGGTCCACTGAGGATCTGGTCGGCCGCCTGCTCCAGCGGGCAGGAGGCGTACAGCGTCGCCATCCTGCTGGACAAGGCCGGCATGTCGGGTCGCGGCTACGAGATCCTGGCCACGGACCTGTCCGAGGAGATGGTGACCAAGACCCGCGAGGGTCGGTACAACCAGCTTGAGGTCAACCGCGGATTGCCCGCGAGCGACCTGGTCACGTACTTCGAGCGCCAAGGTGCCGAGTGGCGGGTGAACGACCGGCTCCGGTCGCACGTCACCACCCGGCGGCTGAACCTGGCCGAGGCACTGCCCCCCATGCAGAAGTTCGACGTGGTGTTCCTGCGCAACGTGTTGATCTACTTCAACCTGGACACCAAGCGGGCCGTGCTCAACCGGATTCGCCAAGCGCTCAAGCCCGGCGGCTGGCTGCTGCTGGGTGCGGCGGAGACCACCGTTGGCATCGATGCGGACTTCGAACGCGTCCCGGCCGGACGCACCGCGATCTACCGGGTGCCCGCCGGCAGTCGGCAACCCGTGAAAGAGGTGACACCTTGCTAG
- the flhA gene encoding flagellar biosynthesis protein FlhA codes for MSGKRLSQFAVPGGVLMIIVVMILPMPTFLLDVLIVFDIAIALLIVMISMFVRKPLEFSVFPSVLLLATLFRLALNISATRLVLLDGDAGAVIGAFGHFVVGGSLVVGLVVFLILIVIQFVVITNGAGRVAEVGARFTLDAMPGKQMAIDADLNAGLIDEPEARKRRAEVTAEADFYGAMDGASKFVKGDAIAAVVITLINLIGGFTVGVVQQGMDPLDAVNTYSLLTVGDGLVSQIPALLLSVSTGLIVTRSATDEDMGTQVAGQFSNNRQVLRIGGGALVLLSLLPGLPMLPFLLVGVPLLMLAQRVGGPKTEVEQVDETAAEPARDATETLLAEMAVDPLELALAPDLVDLVDSAGGDLLDRVRALRRKIALELGIVLPPVRTHDDLELPPGSYAIRISGSTVATGTALPGTVLAIGDGLDALPGTPGVEPVFGLSGKWVPAELRHQAELAGATVVDRASVVVTHLAEVTRQNASRLLGREDVRALTDLVRRSHPVVVEELTPGLLSLGEIQRVLHRLLDEGVPVRDLVRIYESLSLTAKSGTDIERLVEASRLALGPAVADPHVQDGTLAVLTLDPRLEQALLTSVHNTDSGTRLALEPQHLETIIGDVTRLVGQAEDRGVSPVLVCAPALRSALRRVVGTAVPRLAVLSYSELSGGSHRIETVGVVNSGYAIPA; via the coding sequence GTGAGTGGGAAGCGCCTGAGCCAGTTCGCCGTGCCCGGCGGCGTGCTGATGATCATCGTCGTGATGATCCTGCCGATGCCCACGTTCTTGCTCGACGTGCTCATCGTGTTCGACATCGCCATCGCGCTGTTGATCGTCATGATCAGCATGTTCGTCCGCAAGCCGCTGGAGTTCTCGGTCTTCCCGTCGGTGTTGCTGCTGGCCACGCTGTTCCGGCTCGCGCTCAACATCAGCGCGACCCGGCTCGTGCTGCTCGACGGCGACGCGGGCGCGGTCATCGGCGCGTTCGGCCACTTCGTCGTGGGCGGGTCGCTGGTCGTCGGCCTGGTGGTCTTCCTGATCCTGATCGTCATCCAGTTCGTCGTCATCACCAACGGCGCGGGCCGCGTCGCCGAGGTCGGCGCGCGGTTCACCCTCGACGCGATGCCCGGCAAGCAGATGGCCATCGACGCCGACCTCAACGCGGGTCTGATCGACGAGCCCGAGGCCCGCAAGCGCCGGGCGGAGGTCACCGCCGAGGCCGACTTCTACGGCGCGATGGACGGTGCCTCGAAGTTCGTCAAGGGCGACGCGATCGCCGCCGTGGTCATCACCCTGATCAACCTCATCGGCGGGTTCACCGTCGGTGTCGTGCAGCAGGGCATGGACCCGCTGGACGCGGTCAACACCTACAGCCTGCTCACCGTCGGCGACGGTCTCGTCTCGCAGATCCCCGCGCTGCTGCTGTCCGTGTCGACCGGTCTGATCGTCACCCGTTCGGCGACCGACGAGGACATGGGCACGCAGGTCGCGGGCCAGTTCTCCAACAACCGGCAGGTGCTGCGCATCGGCGGCGGCGCCCTCGTCCTGCTCAGCCTGCTCCCCGGTCTGCCGATGTTGCCGTTCCTGCTCGTCGGCGTGCCGCTGCTCATGCTCGCCCAGCGTGTCGGCGGCCCCAAGACGGAGGTCGAGCAGGTCGACGAGACCGCGGCCGAACCCGCCCGCGATGCCACCGAGACGTTGCTCGCCGAGATGGCGGTCGACCCGTTGGAGTTGGCGCTGGCACCCGATCTGGTGGACTTGGTCGACTCGGCCGGCGGCGACCTGCTCGACCGCGTCCGCGCGCTGCGCCGCAAGATCGCGCTGGAGCTGGGCATCGTGCTGCCGCCCGTGCGCACCCACGACGACCTGGAACTGCCACCCGGCAGCTACGCGATCCGGATCAGCGGTTCGACGGTCGCCACCGGCACCGCGCTGCCCGGCACCGTGCTCGCCATCGGCGACGGTCTGGACGCCCTTCCCGGCACGCCCGGCGTGGAGCCCGTCTTCGGCCTTTCCGGCAAGTGGGTCCCGGCCGAACTGCGCCACCAGGCCGAGCTGGCGGGCGCCACGGTGGTCGACCGCGCGTCCGTCGTCGTCACCCACCTGGCTGAAGTCACCCGGCAGAACGCGTCCCGCCTGCTCGGGCGTGAGGACGTCCGCGCGCTCACCGATCTCGTCCGCCGTTCGCACCCCGTCGTCGTCGAGGAACTCACCCCCGGCCTGCTCAGCCTCGGCGAGATCCAGCGCGTGCTGCATCGCCTGCTGGACGAGGGAGTTCCGGTGCGCGACCTGGTCCGGATCTACGAATCGCTGTCTCTCACGGCCAAGTCCGGCACCGACATCGAGCGGCTCGTCGAGGCGTCGCGGCTCGCGCTCGGCCCGGCCGTCGCCGACCCGCACGTCCAGGACGGCACGCTCGCCGTCCTCACCCTCGACCCGCGGCTGGAACAAGCGCTCTTGACGTCGGTGCACAACACTGATTCGGGAACCCGGCTCGCACTGGAGCCCCAGCACCTGGAGACGATCATCGGTGACGTGACCCGCCTCGTCGGGCAGGCAGAAGACCGGGGCGTCAGCCCCGTGTTGGTGTGCGCGCCCGCACTGCGCTCCGCATTGCGGAGGGTGGTGGGGACGGCCGTGCCACGTCTCGCGGTGCTGTCCTACTCGGAGCTGTCCGGCGGTTCACATCGGATCGAAACGGTCGGAGTGGTGAACAGTGGTTACGCGATTCCTGCTTGA
- a CDS encoding response regulator, with protein sequence MVIDDSRAMRRILRTVLQEVGYEVVEAGNGQEALDLLGTEEAETRVPELALIDWNMPIMTGLEFVVNARKQQRLRNMSLIMVTTESEHGQIVRALASGAHEYVIKPFTRDALHDKLALLGLLPAGVNS encoded by the coding sequence ATGGTGATCGACGATTCCCGGGCGATGCGCAGGATCCTGCGCACCGTGCTGCAGGAGGTCGGATACGAGGTCGTCGAGGCGGGCAATGGCCAGGAGGCGCTCGACCTGCTCGGTACGGAAGAAGCCGAGACCCGGGTACCCGAACTGGCCCTGATCGACTGGAACATGCCGATCATGACCGGTCTGGAATTCGTGGTCAACGCGCGCAAACAGCAAAGGTTGCGGAACATGTCGCTGATCATGGTCACCACGGAGAGCGAGCACGGCCAGATCGTGCGAGCCTTGGCCTCCGGTGCACACGAATACGTCATCAAGCCGTTCACCCGGGACGCGCTGCACGACAAGCTGGCGCTCCTGGGTCTGCTCCCCGCGGGGGTGAACTCATGA
- a CDS encoding flagellar biosynthetic protein FliO, with translation MEALPRLLLGLVLILGLLWLIARVLRRPMRGRAVAAGLEVLARTQLTRGAGVAVVRVDRRALVLGVTDAGVSLLHEADADVFTAPTGTTHRTPLDLDELQARTEVQEQPAADGTTSKLNGSALSPATWRQAFDALKERSVRS, from the coding sequence ATGGAAGCGCTGCCGCGCCTGCTCCTGGGCCTGGTCCTGATCCTGGGCCTGCTGTGGCTGATCGCCCGCGTCCTGCGCCGCCCGATGCGCGGCCGGGCGGTCGCCGCGGGCCTGGAGGTCCTGGCCCGCACCCAGCTCACCCGCGGTGCGGGTGTCGCGGTGGTCCGCGTCGACCGCCGGGCCCTGGTGCTCGGTGTCACGGACGCGGGCGTCAGCCTCCTGCACGAGGCCGACGCGGACGTCTTCACGGCGCCCACCGGCACCACCCACCGGACCCCGCTGGACCTGGACGAGCTCCAGGCGCGCACGGAGGTCCAGGAGCAGCCGGCAGCGGACGGCACCACCTCGAAGCTCAACGGGTCGGCGTTGTCGCCCGCCACCTGGCGTCAGGCGTTCGACGCCCTCAAGGAACGGTCGGTGCGCTCGTGA
- a CDS encoding EscU/YscU/HrcU family type III secretion system export apparatus switch protein, whose protein sequence is MSKNEGTEKPTEKRIRDARKDGQSPRTAEIGNWAAVLAASWLAPMGLSSLMDSAQLMMRGTADFIAKPDTGVALRMLGDGLGKGAWAVTPLLAGTVVATLVAAAAQGSLRPSPKLLIPKFNRLNPLPGFKRMFGPQAAWETAKTLMKTAVLAIVLYMGLKDLVPTALSAGTLPLSALVGLVGDTILTLIRWAGVAGLVLGVVDYFVSRRRVMKELKMTHQQIREEHRNSDGDPQLKAAIRQKQMAMGRNRMMADVPEADVVLVNPTHVAVALRYDPAKGAPRVVAKGADAIAARIRDLATEHRVPIVRDVPLARALHKACEVGQEIPADLFEPVAHVLAFLYRLKRKGSAAGIHTMTGAA, encoded by the coding sequence ATGAGCAAGAACGAGGGCACCGAGAAGCCCACCGAGAAGCGCATCCGCGATGCGCGCAAGGACGGCCAGAGCCCGCGCACCGCCGAGATCGGCAACTGGGCGGCGGTCCTGGCCGCGTCGTGGCTCGCGCCGATGGGCCTGTCGAGCCTGATGGACTCGGCGCAGCTGATGATGCGCGGCACGGCCGACTTCATCGCCAAGCCCGACACCGGCGTGGCGTTGCGGATGCTCGGCGACGGGTTGGGCAAAGGCGCGTGGGCCGTCACGCCGCTGCTCGCGGGCACGGTCGTGGCGACGCTCGTGGCCGCCGCCGCGCAGGGCAGCCTGCGCCCCTCGCCCAAGCTGCTGATCCCGAAGTTCAACCGGCTCAACCCGTTGCCCGGCTTCAAGCGGATGTTCGGCCCGCAGGCGGCGTGGGAGACGGCCAAGACGCTGATGAAGACCGCCGTGCTGGCGATCGTGCTCTACATGGGGTTGAAGGACCTGGTGCCGACCGCGCTGAGCGCGGGCACGCTGCCGTTGAGCGCGCTGGTCGGCCTGGTGGGCGACACGATCCTGACGCTGATCCGGTGGGCCGGTGTCGCCGGCCTGGTCCTGGGTGTCGTGGACTACTTCGTCTCGCGCCGGCGCGTGATGAAGGAACTCAAGATGACCCACCAGCAGATCCGCGAGGAGCACCGCAACTCCGACGGCGACCCGCAGCTCAAGGCGGCCATCCGGCAGAAGCAGATGGCCATGGGCCGCAACCGCATGATGGCCGACGTGCCCGAGGCGGACGTCGTCCTGGTGAACCCGACGCACGTGGCCGTGGCGCTGCGCTACGACCCGGCCAAGGGCGCACCGCGCGTGGTGGCCAAGGGTGCCGACGCCATCGCCGCCCGCATCCGCGACCTCGCCACGGAGCACCGGGTGCCGATCGTGCGGGACGTACCCCTGGCCCGTGCGCTGCACAAGGCGTGCGAGGTCGGCCAGGAGATCCCGGCGGACCTGTTCGAGCCGGTGGCCCACGTCCTGGCGTTCCTGTACCGGCTCAAGCGCAAGGGCAGCGCGGCCGGCATCCACACCATGACCGGCGCCGCCTGA